The stretch of DNA CAGTTCTATCGTGGGACGATCCCCTGTTCCGCACCGTCCCTCCCCGTGCCCCGTGAATCCCGAGGTGAGCCTTGCCCGCTGAGACCGCGCCGCCCTCCGACACCGCCTCCACCGCCCTGCAGACCGTGAAGACCCTGGCCGACGCACTGTGGTTCCCGGTGCTCTTCGCCGTCGGCTTCATGTTCTGCTACCTGCTGCCGTTCCACAGCCCGCACCCGCGGGAGCTGCCGGTGGCGGTCCAGGGCGAGGAGGCCGCGGCCGCCGTCTCGGTGGCGCTGGACGAGGCGGCCCCCGGCGGGTTCGACGTCACCCCGGTCGACGACGCCGAGCGCGCGGTGCACGACCGCGACGCCGTCGCCGGCTACTCCCCCGCAGGCCACGAGCTCATCGTGGCCGGCTCGCTCGGCGCCGCCCTGGAGCAGACCGCGGTGGCCGCCTTCACCCCGGTCGCCGCGCACGACGGCGCCGAACTGGCGGTCACCGACACCGCGCCCGCCGCCCCCGGCGACGGGATGGGCATGTCGCTGTTCTACCTGGTGCTGACCTGGACCCTCACCGGCTACATCGCGGTGCTGATGCTGTCCGCGCACGCGCCGGCCATGCGCCGCGGCGCCAAGCTGCTCGCAGTGCTCGGCTTCGGCGCCTTCACCTCGGTGTTCTGCTACGCGGTGGCGGTCTCCATCGACGCGATCCCGCACGACCTGCGGGTCGTCCCGATCGCCTTCCTGCTCACCCAGGCGGTCTCCTGGACCTGCCTGGGCCTGGCCCCGTTCGTCGCCAAGTGGCTGCCCGGCGTGGCGATGACGCTGTTCGTACTGCTCAGCATGCCCTCCAGTGGCGGGGCGATACCGCTGCCGATGGTCCCGGAGTTCTTCCAGTCGCTGCACCCGGTGCTGCCGATGGGCCGCGCCCTGGACGCGATCCGCGCCGTGCTCTACTTCGACGGCGCCGGGCTGCTCCCCGCGCTGGCGGTGCTCGGCGGCTGGCTGGCGCTGGGCGCCGCGCTGCTGGCCGCCGCGACCCTGCGGGACCGCTCGCGCCGGCGCGTCGCGGAGGCCGGCGCGCCGCTCTCCCTCATCGGCCGGGTGACCGACGAGGCGGGCGCCCCCGTCGCCGGGGCCGCGGTCGGCGTGGTCGACTCCTCCGGCGCGCAGGTCGCCGTGCTGGAGAGCGGCGCCGACGGCGCCTACCGCGGCCGCGGCCTGCCGGAGGGCCGGCTCACCCTGCTGGTGTCCGCTCCCGGCCACGCCCCGCGGGCGTCCCGGATCCCGATGACCCGCGGCGGCCTGGTCCAGCTGGACTTCGCGCTGCCCGCGGAGGACGCGCCGTCCGGCCGCCTCCCCGCCGCCGACGGTCCGCCGCCGGTGTCCGGTCGGCACGTCCGGACGGACTCCCGCCCGGCCGGGCACCGCGGCGGAATGGACCGCGAGGTGTCCTGAAGAGGGCAGTATGGAGAGCGTGAGTCTCATCGATCTTCTTCCGGCCCGGTCCGAACCCGACACCGTCTTCGAGGCCTTCGCCTCCTGGGCCGAGGAGCGTGGCCTCACCCTCTACCCGCACCAGGAAGAGGCCCTGATCGAGGTGGTCTCGGGGAGCAACGTCATCCTGAGCACCCCCACCGGTTCGGGCAAGAGCCTGGTGGCCGCGGGGGCGCTGTTCGCCGCGCTGGCCCGGGACGAGTGCGCCTTCTACACCGCTCCGATCAAGGCCCTGGTGTCGGAGAAGTTCTTCGACCTGTGCGCGATGTTCGGCACCGAGAACGTCGGCATGATGACCGGCGACGCCAGCGTCAACGCCGACGCCCCGATCATCTGCTGCACCGCCGAGGTGCTGGCCAACATCGCGCTGCGGGACGGCTCCGACGCCGACATCGGCACCGTGGTGATGGACGAGTTCCACTTCTACGGCGACCCGGAGCGCGGCTGGGCCTGGCAGGTCCCGCTGCTGGAGCTGCCCCGGGCCCAGTTCCTGCTGATGTCGGCGACGCTGGGCGACGTCAGCCGGTTCGAGACCGACCTGACCCGGCGCACCGGCCGCGCCACCTCCGTGGTCAGCTCGGCGGAGCGCCCGGTCCCGCTCTACTACGACTACCGGAAGACCCCGCTGCACGAGACGCTGGAGGAGCTCCTGGAGAACCGGGAGGCCCCCATCTACATCGTGCACTTCACCCAGGCCCAGGCGGTCGAGCGCGCCCAGTCGCTGACCAGCATCAACATGTGCACCCGGGCGGAGAAGGACGCGATCGCCAAGGAGATCGGCAACTTCCGGTTCACCACCAGGTTCGGCCGGAACCTCTCCCGGTACGTGCGGCACGGCATCGGCGTGCACCACGCGGGCATGCTGCCCAAGTACCGGCGGCTGGTGGAGCGGCTGGCCCAGGCCGGGCTGCTCAAGGTCATCTGCGGCACCGACACCCTGGGCGTGGGGGTGAACGTGCCGATCCGCACGGTGCTGTTCACCGCGCTCAGCAAGTACGACGGCAACCGGGTGCGCCGGCTCGGCGCGCGGGAGTTCCACCAGATCGCCGGGCGGGCCGGACGGGCCGGCTTCGACACCATGGGCAAGGTCGTCGCCCAGGCCCCCGAGCACGTCATCGAGAACGAGAAGGCGCTGGCCAAGGCGGGCGACGACGCCAAGAAGCGGCGCAAGGTGGTGCGCAAGAAGGCGCCCGAGGGCTTCGTCGGCTGGGACCAGTCCACCTTCGAGAAGCTGATCGCCGCCTCCCCCGAGCCGCTGAAGTCCCGGTTCAAGGTGAGCAACGCGATGCTGCTCAGCGTCATCGCCCGCCCCGGCGACTGCTTCGCCGGCATGCGCCACCTGCTCACCGACAACCACGAGGACCGGGCGTCGCAGCGCCGGCAGATCAGCGAGGCGATCGCGATCTACCGCTCGCTGATCGACGGCGGCATCGTGGAGCGGATCCCCGAGCCCGGGCCGGACGGCC from Nocardiopsis composta encodes:
- a CDS encoding carboxypeptidase regulatory-like domain-containing protein → MPAETAPPSDTASTALQTVKTLADALWFPVLFAVGFMFCYLLPFHSPHPRELPVAVQGEEAAAAVSVALDEAAPGGFDVTPVDDAERAVHDRDAVAGYSPAGHELIVAGSLGAALEQTAVAAFTPVAAHDGAELAVTDTAPAAPGDGMGMSLFYLVLTWTLTGYIAVLMLSAHAPAMRRGAKLLAVLGFGAFTSVFCYAVAVSIDAIPHDLRVVPIAFLLTQAVSWTCLGLAPFVAKWLPGVAMTLFVLLSMPSSGGAIPLPMVPEFFQSLHPVLPMGRALDAIRAVLYFDGAGLLPALAVLGGWLALGAALLAAATLRDRSRRRVAEAGAPLSLIGRVTDEAGAPVAGAAVGVVDSSGAQVAVLESGADGAYRGRGLPEGRLTLLVSAPGHAPRASRIPMTRGGLVQLDFALPAEDAPSGRLPAADGPPPVSGRHVRTDSRPAGHRGGMDREVS
- a CDS encoding DEAD/DEAH box helicase, with product MESVSLIDLLPARSEPDTVFEAFASWAEERGLTLYPHQEEALIEVVSGSNVILSTPTGSGKSLVAAGALFAALARDECAFYTAPIKALVSEKFFDLCAMFGTENVGMMTGDASVNADAPIICCTAEVLANIALRDGSDADIGTVVMDEFHFYGDPERGWAWQVPLLELPRAQFLLMSATLGDVSRFETDLTRRTGRATSVVSSAERPVPLYYDYRKTPLHETLEELLENREAPIYIVHFTQAQAVERAQSLTSINMCTRAEKDAIAKEIGNFRFTTRFGRNLSRYVRHGIGVHHAGMLPKYRRLVERLAQAGLLKVICGTDTLGVGVNVPIRTVLFTALSKYDGNRVRRLGAREFHQIAGRAGRAGFDTMGKVVAQAPEHVIENEKALAKAGDDAKKRRKVVRKKAPEGFVGWDQSTFEKLIAASPEPLKSRFKVSNAMLLSVIARPGDCFAGMRHLLTDNHEDRASQRRQISEAIAIYRSLIDGGIVERIPEPGPDGRTARLTVDLQPDFALNQPLSTFSLAAFELLDRESPEYPLDVLSVVEATLDDPRQILGAQLNKARGEAVAEMKADGIEYEERMERLEEIDYPKPLEELLDHAYQVYRRGHPWVGDHPLRPKSIARDLYERAMTFTEYVGFYELARSEGLVLRYLAGAYKALAQTVPEDARTEELRDLIEWLGELVRQVDSSLLDEWEQLTNPQEDEEKEAALEERHKPVTANTRAFRVLVRNELFRRVELASLRRYTELGRLDGEDGWDAEEWRDALEEYYAEHDSIGTGPDARGPKLLLIEEVPEDALWRVRQVFDDPAGDRDWGISAEVDLTASDEEGRAVLRVTGVDRM